The following are encoded together in the Luteitalea sp. genome:
- the lepB gene encoding signal peptidase I yields the protein MTTTFKKSTIREYFESIVIAVILALFIRTWVFQAFKIPTGSMENNLLVGDHLVVNKFAYAPTAMGLERAILPIGTIARGDIVVFKYPQDPERDFIKRVIGLPGETVEVRNKKVYIDGQPLDEPYVHFLTPPASGPSEIIGFDLREQYSPQQVPDDHYFVMGDNRDNSQDSRYWGSLPRNFIKGKAMMIYWSYESSPQLYQDEGVGAGARSFFSTLTHFFTRTRWSRLGHQIH from the coding sequence ATGACGACAACGTTCAAGAAGTCGACGATTCGCGAGTACTTCGAGTCGATTGTCATTGCCGTGATCTTGGCGCTGTTCATCCGGACGTGGGTGTTCCAGGCGTTCAAGATTCCAACGGGATCGATGGAGAACAATCTGCTCGTCGGCGACCATCTCGTGGTCAATAAGTTCGCATATGCGCCCACGGCAATGGGGCTCGAGCGTGCGATCCTGCCAATCGGGACGATTGCCCGCGGCGACATCGTCGTCTTCAAATACCCTCAAGACCCGGAGCGCGACTTCATCAAGCGCGTGATCGGCCTGCCGGGCGAGACCGTCGAGGTGCGTAACAAGAAGGTCTACATCGACGGCCAGCCGCTCGACGAGCCGTACGTGCATTTCCTCACACCTCCAGCGTCGGGCCCGTCGGAGATTATCGGCTTCGATCTCCGTGAGCAGTATTCACCCCAACAGGTGCCGGACGACCACTACTTCGTCATGGGAGACAACCGCGACAACTCACAGGACAGCCGCTATTGGGGCTCCCTGCCGCGCAACTTCATCAAGGGTAAAGCGATGATGATCTACTGGTCCTACGAGAGCAGCCCGCAGCTCTATCAGGACGAAGGCGTCGGTGCAGGCGCACGCAGCTTCTTTTCCACGCTCACACACTTCTTCACGCGTACCCGCTGGAGTCGATTGGGACATCAAATCCACTGA
- the lepA gene encoding elongation factor 4 encodes MSQQLVRNFSVIAHIDHGKSTLADRILELTGALEAREMEAQVLDSMDLERERGITIKAHAVRLAYAAADGQTYVLNLIDTPGHVDFSYEVTRSLAASEGALLLVDASQGVEAQTLANAYLAVDSNLEIIPVINKIDLPGAQIEETRRQIEEIVGLDASSAILTSAKEGTGTRELLEAIVQRVPAPKGTLNAPLKALLFDSWYDAYRGVVILVRLVDGVLRPGTKVRLMATGQTCDVEQVGVFTPKPVVRDALSVGEVGFVIAGIKNVADAKIGDTITDAVRPTAEPFPGFREMKPMVFAGLYPVEGHHYAELRDALEKLRLNDAAFHFEPETSAALGFGFRCGFLGLLHMEIVQERLEREFDVDLVTTAPGVLYRVITTDGQLHEIDNPAQLPEAGRITKFEEPAITAMIITPAAFVGGILPLCQEKRGVQKGLEYLAADRVLVTYELPFNEVVLDFYDRLKSVSRGYASLDYHVSGYWESPLVKLDILVNGEPVDALSVIVHRDMAYARGRALASKMRELIPRQMFEVAIQAAIGGRIVARESVRALRKNVLAKCYGGDITRKRKLLEKQKEGKKRMKRVGRVEIPQEAFLAVLKVGSES; translated from the coding sequence ATGTCCCAGCAGTTGGTGAGGAACTTCTCAGTCATCGCTCATATCGACCACGGCAAGTCGACACTCGCCGACCGCATCCTCGAGTTAACCGGTGCACTAGAGGCGCGAGAGATGGAGGCCCAGGTCCTCGATAGCATGGATCTGGAGCGCGAGCGCGGCATCACGATCAAGGCGCACGCCGTCCGGCTCGCTTACGCCGCCGCCGACGGGCAGACCTACGTGCTGAATCTCATCGACACCCCGGGGCACGTGGACTTCTCGTACGAGGTGACGCGATCGCTGGCGGCCTCTGAAGGGGCGCTGCTCTTGGTCGACGCTTCGCAAGGTGTCGAAGCGCAGACACTGGCGAACGCCTACCTCGCGGTCGACTCCAACCTGGAGATCATCCCCGTTATCAACAAGATCGACCTGCCCGGCGCACAGATCGAGGAGACGCGGCGCCAGATCGAGGAGATCGTCGGGCTCGATGCGAGCAGCGCCATCCTCACAAGCGCCAAGGAGGGCACGGGGACCCGAGAGCTTCTCGAAGCGATCGTCCAGCGCGTGCCAGCACCGAAAGGCACGCTCAACGCGCCGCTGAAGGCGCTCCTCTTCGACTCCTGGTACGATGCTTACCGGGGCGTCGTCATCCTGGTGCGTCTCGTGGACGGAGTCCTGCGGCCGGGCACCAAGGTTCGGTTGATGGCCACCGGTCAGACCTGCGACGTCGAGCAGGTCGGCGTTTTCACGCCCAAGCCCGTGGTCAGGGATGCACTGTCGGTGGGCGAGGTGGGCTTCGTCATCGCCGGTATCAAGAACGTCGCCGATGCGAAGATTGGCGACACGATCACCGACGCCGTACGCCCGACCGCCGAGCCCTTCCCTGGCTTCCGCGAGATGAAGCCAATGGTGTTCGCGGGGCTGTATCCCGTGGAGGGCCACCACTACGCCGAGTTGCGCGATGCGCTCGAGAAGCTGCGGCTGAACGATGCGGCCTTTCACTTCGAGCCGGAGACCTCGGCGGCGCTCGGCTTCGGCTTCCGCTGCGGCTTCCTCGGTCTACTCCACATGGAGATCGTCCAGGAGCGGCTCGAGCGTGAGTTCGACGTCGACCTGGTGACCACGGCGCCCGGTGTGCTCTATCGCGTGATCACGACGGACGGCCAGCTGCACGAGATCGACAATCCGGCCCAGCTCCCCGAGGCGGGACGCATCACCAAGTTCGAAGAGCCGGCGATCACCGCCATGATCATCACACCCGCGGCGTTCGTGGGCGGGATTCTCCCCCTGTGTCAGGAGAAGCGGGGTGTCCAAAAGGGCCTCGAGTACCTGGCGGCAGACCGTGTGCTCGTGACCTACGAGCTGCCCTTCAACGAGGTGGTCCTCGACTTCTATGATCGCCTCAAGAGCGTCTCCCGCGGGTACGCCTCTCTGGACTACCACGTCAGCGGTTATTGGGAGTCGCCGCTGGTCAAGCTCGATATTCTCGTCAACGGCGAGCCGGTGGACGCGTTATCGGTGATCGTCCATCGTGATATGGCGTACGCGCGCGGGCGGGCGCTGGCCTCGAAAATGCGAGAGCTCATCCCACGCCAGATGTTCGAAGTCGCGATTCAGGCCGCCATCGGCGGTCGGATCGTCGCACGAGAGTCGGTCAGGGCGCTCCGGAAGAACGTCTTGGCCAAGTGCTACGGTGGGGACATCACGCGCAAGCGCAAGCTGCTCGAGAAACAAAAAGAGGGGAAGAAGCGCATGAAGCGCGTCGGTCGCGTGGAGATTCCGCAAGAAGCGTTCCTGGCAGTGCTGAAGGTGGGAAGCGAGAGCTGA
- a CDS encoding citrate synthase (catalyzes the formation of citrate from acetyl-CoA and oxaloacetate): MSTTAEIKPKSGLEDVVATSSAICYIDGQQGVLAYCGYDIHDLGQHATFEEVCFLLWHRRLPTRAELGDLQSALAAARPLPEPLIRLMRSLPPSDDGQGGMDALRTLTSALTHFDPAPSTRGSTRESYDQAVRLTAQLASIVATWGRISAGGAPVAPDPALSHAASFLYMLTGDRPHATAVRAFDIALILHADHELNASTFAARVAAATLTDLYSSIVAGIGALKGPLHGGANADVMHLLLEIGEDASDERVETVIRAKLARKEKIPGFGHRVYRTEDPRATHLRRMSRELGERAGHPRWFEMSQKIEALVRADKPNLYPNVDLYSASTYYTLGIPIDLFTPIFAVSRVSGWTAHVLEQYANNRLIRPRADYIGPTYPQTFNQR; this comes from the coding sequence ATGTCCACGACTGCAGAGATCAAGCCGAAGTCTGGTCTGGAGGATGTAGTGGCCACCTCGTCGGCCATCTGTTACATCGATGGCCAGCAGGGCGTGCTGGCTTATTGCGGCTACGATATCCACGACCTGGGCCAGCATGCGACGTTCGAGGAGGTTTGCTTCCTGCTGTGGCACCGTCGGCTGCCGACGCGTGCCGAGCTGGGCGACCTTCAGTCGGCCCTCGCCGCCGCGCGGCCGCTTCCGGAACCGCTCATCCGGCTGATGCGCTCCCTGCCGCCATCCGATGACGGCCAAGGCGGCATGGACGCGCTGCGCACGCTCACGTCGGCGCTCACGCACTTCGACCCGGCACCCTCGACGCGCGGCTCTACGCGAGAGAGCTACGACCAGGCCGTGCGCCTCACCGCGCAACTGGCGAGCATTGTGGCGACGTGGGGGCGGATCAGCGCGGGCGGCGCGCCCGTCGCGCCCGATCCGGCGCTGAGCCACGCGGCGAGCTTCCTCTACATGCTCACTGGGGATCGCCCGCATGCCACGGCCGTGCGCGCCTTCGATATCGCCCTCATCCTCCATGCGGACCACGAGCTGAACGCCTCCACGTTTGCCGCGCGGGTCGCCGCCGCGACGCTCACCGACCTCTATTCGAGCATCGTCGCAGGGATCGGAGCGCTCAAAGGGCCGCTGCATGGAGGGGCGAATGCGGACGTGATGCACCTGCTGCTCGAGATTGGCGAGGATGCGAGCGACGAGCGGGTCGAGACCGTGATTCGCGCCAAGCTCGCACGCAAGGAGAAGATTCCCGGCTTCGGTCACCGCGTCTATCGGACGGAGGATCCGCGGGCGACGCACCTGCGCCGCATGTCGCGCGAGCTTGGTGAGCGTGCCGGCCACCCGCGCTGGTTCGAGATGTCGCAGAAGATCGAGGCGCTCGTCCGCGCCGACAAGCCGAACCTTTACCCGAACGTCGACTTGTATTCGGCGTCGACCTACTACACGTTGGGCATTCCTATCGATCTGTTCACGCCCATCTTCGCCGTGAGCCGGGTATCGGGCTGGACGGCGCACGTGCTCGAGCAGTACGCCAATAATCGACTGATCCGTCCGCGCGCCGATTACATCGGTCCGACCTATCCGCAGACATTCAATCAGCGGTAG
- a CDS encoding glycosyltransferase codes for MLETSVLAAYFFVLSILALYGWHRYFLIFLYRKHPPKPGPESLPDPLPRVTVQLPIYNEMYVVDRLVDAVCALDYPAELLEIQVLDDSTDETREIAELAVRRHAAQGANIKYFHRSNRIGFKAGALEEGLKQAQGELVAIFDADFVPMPDFLQRTLSQFTDPNVGMVQARWGHLNADYSLLTRVQAIMLDGHFVLEHGGRNRWGCFFNFNGTAGIWRRTTIEDAGGWQHDTLTEDLDLSYRAQLRGWRFVFLEDVVAPAELPVEMNGFKSQQHRWAKGSIQNCRKLLPRVLASDLPFKVKLEAFMHLTANFNYPLMVVLCILMFPAMYIRYNMGWHEMMLIDVPLFVAATASIVSFYAFCQRQLYPDWRRRLRYVPFLLSIGIGLSINNVRAVLEGFFDKESGEFTRTPKYGVERTTDDWISKKYHQSMLAQPALEVGLGLYFTAAVFYALANQIYGTLPFLLLFQVGYLYTGLLSLVQQFGGNDMALTTQVAGE; via the coding sequence ATGTTGGAAACCTCCGTCCTGGCGGCCTATTTCTTTGTACTTTCGATTCTGGCCCTCTACGGTTGGCACCGGTATTTCCTGATATTTCTATACCGGAAGCACCCCCCGAAGCCTGGGCCGGAGTCCCTTCCGGATCCGCTGCCACGGGTCACGGTTCAGCTGCCCATTTACAACGAGATGTATGTCGTCGACCGTCTGGTCGACGCCGTGTGCGCGCTCGACTATCCGGCCGAGTTGTTGGAGATCCAGGTCCTCGACGACTCGACGGATGAGACACGCGAAATCGCGGAGCTCGCCGTCCGGAGGCACGCCGCCCAGGGCGCGAATATCAAGTACTTTCACCGCAGCAACCGCATCGGGTTCAAGGCGGGTGCCCTCGAAGAGGGTTTGAAACAGGCGCAGGGGGAGCTTGTTGCCATCTTCGATGCGGACTTCGTCCCAATGCCGGACTTCCTGCAACGGACACTGTCTCAGTTCACCGATCCCAATGTCGGCATGGTGCAGGCCCGATGGGGACATCTCAACGCAGATTATTCATTGCTGACTCGTGTGCAGGCCATCATGCTCGATGGGCACTTCGTGCTCGAGCACGGCGGCCGCAACCGGTGGGGCTGCTTCTTCAACTTCAACGGTACGGCGGGGATCTGGCGGCGCACGACCATCGAGGATGCGGGCGGTTGGCAGCACGATACGCTCACCGAGGACCTGGACCTCAGCTACCGCGCGCAGCTCCGGGGCTGGCGGTTCGTGTTCCTCGAAGACGTCGTCGCGCCGGCGGAGCTGCCCGTTGAGATGAACGGCTTCAAGTCGCAACAACATCGCTGGGCGAAGGGCTCCATCCAGAACTGCCGCAAGCTGCTGCCGCGGGTGCTGGCGTCGGATCTTCCGTTCAAGGTCAAGCTCGAAGCGTTCATGCACCTGACGGCGAACTTCAACTACCCGCTGATGGTGGTGCTCTGCATCTTGATGTTCCCGGCGATGTACATCCGCTACAACATGGGCTGGCACGAGATGATGCTGATCGACGTGCCCCTGTTCGTCGCGGCCACCGCATCCATCGTGAGCTTCTACGCATTCTGCCAGCGGCAGCTCTATCCGGATTGGCGGCGGCGCCTCAGGTACGTGCCATTCTTGCTGTCCATCGGGATTGGCCTCTCAATCAACAACGTCCGCGCGGTCCTCGAGGGGTTCTTCGACAAGGAGAGTGGTGAGTTCACGCGCACGCCCAAGTATGGGGTCGAGCGCACCACCGACGACTGGATCAGCAAGAAGTACCATCAGAGCATGCTCGCCCAGCCGGCGCTGGAGGTTGGGTTGGGGCTGTACTTCACTGCCGCGGTCTTCTATGCGCTGGCCAATCAGATCTACGGCACGCTGCCATTTCTGCTGCTCTTCCAGGTTGGATACCTCTACACGGGCCTCCTTTCGCTCGTCCAACAATTTGGCGGCAACGACATGGCGCTCACCACCCAGGTTGCAGGAGAATAG